GTTGAACACGAGCGACGCCTCGCCGGCCTTCAGGCCCACGCCGTGGTCCTGGACCATCACGGCCGCGGCCTCGTCGTCGCTGCCGACCCAGATGTCGACGGGGCGACCTTCACCGTGCTCGATCGCGTTGACGACGAGGTTGCGCAGGACCCGCTCGATCCGTCGCGAGTCGACCTCTGCAACGGCGCTCCCAGCAGGTTCGCGGTGGACGATGACCTCGCTGCCACGGGCATCGGCGATCGACTCCGTCCCCAGCACCACGCGGTCGATGATCGCATGGAGGTCAACCGGGTCCTGCTCCAGGACCGCCGCGCCGGCGTCGTAGCGGGAGATCTCGAGCAGGTCGGCGAGCAGTTCCTCGAACCGGTCGAGCTCGTCGTGGAGAAGCTCGGCCGAGCGCGCGGTCACCGGGTCCATCTCGTCCCGGGAGGAGTGGAGCAGGTCGGCGGCCATCCGAATCGTCGTCAAGGGCGTGCGCAGCTCGTGCGAGACGTCGGAGACGAAGCGCTGCTGCACCCGCGACAGCCCCTCGAGCTGGCGGATCTGGGTCTGCAGGTTGTCGGCCATGTCGTTGAAGGACTGCCCCAGCAGCGCGAGGTCGTCCTGGCCGCGAGCGGACATCCGCTCGTTGAGGTGGCCCGACGAGAGCCGCTCGGCAGCCGAGGCGGCCCGACGCACCGGCGTGACGACCATGCTGGTCACGATGTAGGCGGTGCCGGAGACGAGGCCGATGAGGAAGAGCGCCCCCAGGAAGAAGGAACGCGAGATGGTCTGCAGGGTGGCCTGCTCCTGGTCCATCGGGTAGATGAAGTACAGATCGTGGTTACCGGCCGTCGGCACCTCGATCCGCGACCCGACCACGACGGCCGGGACCGAGTCGGTGTTGGTCGGCACACCCGTGATCGGCTCCGCGGCCCCGTCGACGTCGGAGCGCTGCAGCCCGATGGTCATCGTCTGTTGCCGGGCCGGGTCGGCAGCCACTGCCTGGCGAAGGGCGGCAGGGACCTGGTCCAGACCGACACCCTGCGGGTAGGCCACCGTCGAGATCGTCGAGGACTCGTTCTCCGCGCTCGGGGTCAGGATGACGTAGCGGCTGTCGTCGCCACTCGGCGGCGCGAGGGAGCGGGCCACGTAGTCCGAAGCGGACACATCCAACTCACCCGGCTCGACATCGGTGTTGTTGAAGTAGCTCTGCGCCCGGTCGGTCAGCTGCCTCGAGTCGAGCTGGGAGTGGTCGATCTTCTCCTCGACGAGGCCGTCGGCGATGGAGCGGTACATCGTCAGGCTGATGAGCGAGACGACGACGAGACCGAGGACGAGCGTGCTGGTGACCACCCGGAACTGCAGCGAGCGCCGCCACAGGTCGACGACGGACTGCACGACCCGCGCGGGGGCGTGCTTGCGCGGCGCACCCGAGTTCTCGGGGCTCGACGCGTCCGAGGCCTCGGACGCCTCGGAGGCGGGCGCCGAGGCCATGCTCAGGCCGACCCGGCCTTGTACCCGACGCCCCGGACGGTGACGACGATCTGGGGGTTCTCGGGGTCGTGCTCGATCTTGCTGCGCAGGCGCTGCACGTGCACGTTGACCAGTCGGGTGTCGCCGGCGTGCCGGTATCCCCAGACCTGCTCGAGGAGGACCTCACGGCTGAAGACCTGCCACGGCTTGCGCGCGAGGGCGACCAGCAGATCGAACTCGAGCGGCGTCAGGGCCAGCGACTCATGGCCCCGCGTGACCGAGTGCCCGGCGACGTCGATGGTCAGGTCGCCGATCGTCAACCGCTCCGGCTCCGGCTCGTCCCCGCGACGCAGGCGGGCGCGCAGCCGCGCGATGAGCTCCTGGGGCTTGAACGGCTTGACGATGTAGTCGTCGGCGCCCGACTCGAGACCGACGACCACGTCGACGGTGTCGGTCCTGGCGGTCAGCATGACGATCGGGACTCCCGACTCCTGCCGGATCCGTCGACAGATCTCGATCCCGTCCAGCCCGGGGAGCATGACGTCGAGGAGCACCAGGTCCGGACGGGCCTCGTGGAAGGCGTCGAGCGCCCGCGCTCCGTCGGCGACGTGCGCGACGTCGAGCCCTTCCTTCCGAAGGACGATCCCGAGCATCTCTGCCAGCGCCTGGTCGTCATCGACGACGAGGACACGTCCCTTCACGGTGATCCCTTTCGCACGTGCGGTCGGCTGCCCGCACATCATCACACAGGCACCCGCGTGCACCCGCCAGCCATCGCCGATATCCTCGGGATCAAGGTCCGGCGATCGGCCTGCGGACGAGGGAGCAGTACCCGCACCACGACAAGACTGACTCGTCAGGAGTTGTCATGGCTTGGCTCGTCCTCATCGCGTCGGGGATGCTCGAAGCGGTCTGGGCCACCGCACTGTCCGCGTCGCGGGGTCTGACCCGTCCCGGACCCACCATCCTCTTCGTCCTCTCCCTCACCGCGAGCATGCTCGGTCTGGCCCGGGCCATGACCGACATCCCCACCGGCACCGCCTATGCGGTGTGGGTCGGCATCGGGGCGACACTCACCGTCGGATGGTCCATGGCGAAGGGGGAGGAAGCCGCCTCCGCCGGCCGGTTGGCACTCCTGGTCCTGCTCGTCGGCTGCGTCGCCGGCCTGAAGGTGGTGGCCTGACGTGCCGTGGATCATCCTGCTGGCCAGTGCCGGTTTCGAGGCCGTCTGGGCGACCGCCCTGGGTCGTGCCGACAACTTCACCCACCCGGTGCCGAGCGCCGTCTTCGTCGTCGCCCTCGCGATCAGCATGGTCGGCCTCGGGGTCGCCGTGCGCACGATCCCGATCGGGACGGGCTACGCGATCTGGACCGGCGTCGGCGCCGCGCTCACCGTCATCTGGGCCATGGCCTCCGGCGAGGAGGCCTTCGCCCCGGTGAAGGCCCTGCTCATCGCCGGGATCATCGTCGCCGTCGTCGGGCTCACGCTCGCCCCCAGCCGTTCCGACGACCGGCAGGACGAAGGGGGAGGCGAGCGCCTCCCCCTTCGTCCTGCCGGCTGATCGATCTCAGTAGCGGTAGTGCTCCGGCTTGTACGGGCCCGCCACGTCCACGCCGAGGTACTCGGCCTGGTCCTTGGTCAGCTCGGTCAGCTCGACACCGAGGGCGTCGAGGTGCAGGCGCGCGACCTTCTCGTCGAGGTGCTTCGGCAGCGTGGTGACCGTGGGGTTGCCCTCCTCGTCGACGTACGCCTCGGCCTTCTCGAAGAGCTCGATCTGCGCGATCGTCTGGTTCGCGAAGGAGTTGCTCATGACGAAGCTCGGGTGACCGGTTGCATTGCCGAGGTTCATCAGGCGCCCCTCGGACAGCACGATGATCGAGCTGCCGTTGGTGAAGGTCCACTCGTGGACCTGCGGCTTGATCTCGGTCTTGGTGATGCCCGGTGTCCGGGCAAGGCCGGCGATGTCGATCTCGTTGTCGAAGTGGCCGATGTTGGAGACGATCGCCTTGTTCTTCATCGCGGCCATGTGGTCGGCGGTGATGACGTCGAAGCATCCGGTGGTCGTGACGAAGATGTCGCCGTACTCGGCGGCCTGGTCCATGGTCGTGACCTGGTAGCCGTCCATCGCGGCCTGCAGGGCGCAGATCGGGTCGACCTCGGTGACGACGACCCGGGCCCCCTGACCGGCGAGCGCGGCGGAGACACCCTTGCCGACGTCCCCGTAGCCGGCGACGACCGCGACCTTGCCGCCGACGAGCACGTCGGTGGCGCGGTTGAGGCCGTCGAGAACGGAGTGGCGGGTGCCGTACTTGTTGTCGAACTTGGACTTCGTGACCGCGTCGTTGACGTTGATCGCCGGGAAGAGCAGGTCGTGGGACTCGGCGAGCTGGTAGAGCCGCAGCACCCCGGTGGTGGTCTCCTCGGTGACTCCCTTGATGCCGGAGCCGACACTCTGCCACGTGGTGGGGTCCTCGGCCAGGGTGCGGCGCACGAGGGCCTTGAAGACGCTGAACTCCTCGGAGTCGTCCTCCGTGGTCGGCGGCACCTGGCCGGCCTTCTCCCACTCGGCGCCCTTGTGGACGAGCATCGTGGCGTCCCCGCCGTCGTCGAGGATCATGTTGGGGCCCTCGCCGTCGGCCCAGGTGAGGATCTGGTGGGTGCAGTCCCAGTACTCCTCGAGCGTCTCCCCCTTCCATGCGAAGACGGGGACGCCCTGGGGGTCCTGGGGGGTGCCGTTCGGACCGACGACGACCGCGGCGGCCGCCTCGTCCTGGGTGGAGTAGATGTTGCAGCTGGCCCACCGCACCTGCGCGCCGAGCGCGGTGAGGGTCTCGATGAGGACCGCGGTCTGCACGGTCATGTGCAGGGAGCCGGCGATCTTGGCCCCCTTGAGCGGCTGGGCGGCGGAGAATTCCTCGCGGATACTCATCAGGCCGGGCATCTCGTGCTCGGCGAGGCGAATCTGGTGACGGCCGGCCTCGGCGAGGCCCAGGTCGGCGACCGTGTAGTCGAAGGACACGTGAGAACTCCTGTGACGAATGGGGATCGGACCCGGCGCGACCCTTCTGGGCACTCGCGGGGCATCACCCACGCCGGCGGCTCCAGTGTAGACGTGTGCCCGTCCTCGTCCTCGTCCCGCTCGACGGAGGCGACGCCTCAGTGGGCGGCAGCGTCCGTCGCCTCGTGGCCGAGGGGCAGCACGTGCATGACCGCGACGACGACGGCACCGACGACGGCACCGAGGACCATCGAGCAGACGGTGTTGGTCACCCAGCCGAGGGCGCCGCCGAGCGCGCCGGTCGCCTCGGAGACGGTGACCTCGAGGTGATGGACGACGTCGTAGAGCGGCGGCCAGTTGATCGGGTCCTCGGCCAGCCCGACGAGGATGATGTGCCCGCCGACCCACAGCATCGCGAAGACACCCACGACCGACAGGACGGTGAGCAGCTTGGGCATGCCCTTGACCATGCCGCGACCGACCGTCTGCGTGACGCCCGAGTCGGACCGGCTCAGGTGCAGGCCGATGTCATCCATCTTCACGATGAGCCCGACGGTGCCGTAGACACCCGCGGTGATGACGACGGCGACGACGACCAGCACCGCCAGGAGGAACCAGAAGGAGGACCCGAGCCCCTCGTCGAGCACCGCCTTGAGGGAGATGACCATGATCTCCGCGGAGAGGATGAAGTCGGTCGTCACGGCGCTCCTGACGATCTGGTCCTCGTCGACCCTCGTCCGTTGCCCCGTGTCGCCGGCGACACTGGTCTGCGGGCCGTGGCCGGAGAGCTTCTCCCAGACCTTCTCCGCTCCCTCGAAGCACAGGTAGGTGCCACCGATCATGAGCAACGGCGACAGCGCCCACGGCAGGAAGGCGTTGAGCAGCAGGATGGCCGGGACGATGAAGACGAGCTTGTTGCGCAACGACCCGATGGTGATCCGCTTGATGATCGGCAGCTCGCGCCTGGGGTCGAGGCCCTCGACGTACTGCGGCGTCACGGCCGTGTCGTCCACGACGACTCCGGCGGCCTTGGCGCTCGCCCGCCCGGCGGCGGCGCCCACGTCGTCGACGGAGGCAGCAGCCATACGTGCGAGCACGGAGATGTCGTCGAGGAGTGCGACGAGACCTCCGCTCATCGGTTGCCTCCGGCAGGTCGGGTCGGGGTCGGCGTCAGCACGCGTTCAGGGTACCGACTCCCTGACGGCGGCGGGGGCGACGACGTCGCGGGTCAGTCGGGGTGTGGGTACTCGATGTGGTCCTCGACCGGGTTCAGGTCGAGACCCAGCAGCGCGTTCTCGACGACCTCGGTCAGCGCCGGGTGGATCCAGTACTGGCCGCGCACCATCTGCGACACCGGCTGGTCGAAGGCCATCATCTGGATCAGCGGCTGGACGAGCGTGGACGCCTCCGGGCCGACGAGGTGGCCACCCACGAGTCGTCCGGTGCGACGGTCCGCGACCACCTTGCACACGCTCGTCGTGTCCTCCATCGCCCACCCGTACGCGGTGTCCCCGTACTTCTGGACCTTCGTCACGACGTCCACCCCGGCCGCCACCGCCTGGCTCTCGGTCAGTCCGACGGTGGCGATCTGGGGGTGGGTGAAGACGGCCTCCGGGACGGACCCGTGGTCGAACGCCTGCAGGTCCTGCGGATGAGCGAGGTTGTGTGCGACGACGCGGGCCTCGTGGTTGGCCACGTGCTTGAGTTGGAACGGTGAGGACGCGTCGCCGAGGGACCACACACCGTCGGCGGTGGTGCGACCGTGGGCGTCGACGACCACCCGACCGTCCTCGTGCACATCCACCCCGGCGACATCGAGCCCGAGGTCCGAGGTGCTCGGCGCGCGACCGGTCGCGACGAGGACGACGTCCACCTCGGCATGGCTGCCGTCGGACAGAGTGGCGGTGATCCCCCCTTCGTCACGGTGCAGGTCGGTGACCGTCGTGGAGGTGCGTACGTCCCACTGCTCGCGGGCCCGGGCCGTGAAGACCTCGACGAGCTCGTCGTCGAGGTGGCGCAACAGCGCCCCACCGCGAGCCGCGATCGTCACCCGGGTCCCGAACGCGGAGAAGATGTGGGCCATCTCGGCGGCGATGAAACCCCCACCGACGACCAGCATCCGCGCGGGCTGCTCGGGCAGGCGCATCACCGTGTCCGAGGTGTGCAACGTGATGCCCTCGCGCCGTGCCGCCACGGCGATCTCCTCGGGGATGCTCGCCCGGGACCCGGTGGCGATGACGACCTGTCCGGCCCGGACCTCCTCGGTACCCCCGTCCCGCAGATCGACGCGCAGGGTGCGGGGTCCGGTGAACCGCGCGTGTCCGCGCAGGAGCTCAAGGCTCTCGTCGTCCCTGCGGTAGACCTCACCGGCAGCGGCGATCTGGTCGATGCGTCCGGCGAAGACCCGGTCGCGCACATCGGTGAAACGCACCCGGTCGAGGGTGGCGTCGACGCCGAGTCGGCCGCCCTCGCGCACCATGGTCGCGACCTCGGCGACGTGGACGTACATCTTCGTGGGGATGCAGCCGACGTTGAGGCACGTGCCACCGAAGACGTCACCGCCCTCGATGATGGCGAATCGGCGGTCGGCCAGCTCGTCCGTGACGAGGCTGTTGCCGGATCCGCTGCCGATCACGGCGATGTCGACGTCAATCACTCTTCAGGCCTTCCGTGGGAGATGGAGATCATCGATGCCCGGTGCGCTCGCCGGGTCGAAGCCGTGACCGACCGCGAGGTAGGTGCTCGCGAAATCGGTCAGGGCGATGTGCTCGGCCAGCCGCTCGAGGTCGTGCCCGGAACCGGCCACCTGCTCCAGGACGCGCACCCCGGAGCCCTCGGCCCGGTCGGCGACGGACTGGGCGGTGTTGTGCCGCTCGACCTCCCGCGGGTCGGGATCGCCGGTGGGCACCGGGTCGCGCAGCAGCACCAGCCCCAGGGCCGGCCGAGCGGGGCCGTCCAGGTAGGGATCGGCGAAGATGTCGCGGCCTCCGTCGGGTGCTGTCCCCGACCCGGCGAGGGGACCGGAGAGGCAGGCCACGACCTGGGACGCCGCATCCGGCAGCCGTCCCCACGTGGCCGGGACCCGACTGGTGCGCGCGAGCATGGCGCTCGTGCGGCTCGCGGCGACACCGGTGACGACCCCGTCCCCCAGGATGACCGGGGAGATCTCGCTCAGGTCGGTCGCGAGCGACTTGGCGGGGTTGACGAAGTGCTCGGCATCGGGGCGACAGGCCTCCGCCTGCGCATCCAACCGGTCGGCGACCGCGAGGAGCACGCTCGAGGACACGTCGATGACCCCACACGCCGAGGTGGCGAGCACTGCCGGCACCACGAGGCTCCACAGCGCCGTGCGGGAGTGCCCGGTGCCCGGGTCGATCGGCACGTGCACCCCCCGCGCAGCCGCTGCGGCACTCGCGAGCGGGCTGTCCGGCGCCCCGATGGTCAGCACGTGCGCGCCCCGGCGCCCGGCCTCGTGGGCCTGGCGGACGGGTCCCTCCGCACGGCCGGACAGGGAGACCGCGATCACCAGGTCGAGGGTCCCGACCCAACCGGGAAGGGGGCCGGACCCGTCCGCCGTCAGGAGCACCGGCGAGCGGTGGGAGACGAGCAGGTCGAGGACGGAGGCGACGGTCTCCGACCCGCCGACTGCCGCCACGTGCACCGCCCTGGGACGGGCCCCGTCCGCGACCCGTGCCAGGTCGCTCTCCTCGCTCAGGGTGACCGCGCGACGCACCTGGGCGCCGGCGCCGGCGAGGGCCCGGATCATGTCCGAGGAGTCGACGGCACGCCGGTGCTCCTCGTCGTCGAGCAGGGTCTCGTCGAAGGGCGACATCATCGACCTCAGACCGGCTTGCGGGCCTCGTCGACGAGTAGCACGGGGATGCCCCGGTCCACCCGGTAGGCCAGGGCGCATGCAGCGTCGGTGCACACCAGTTCAGGACCGCGGTCGCCGCTCTCGTCGCGCAACTCGGCGCGGCACGCGGGGCAACGCAGGATCTCGCGCAGCCAGGGCTCGATCGTGGACGTGGTCATCGTGTCTCCCGGATCATCATCAGCACATCGTCTCGCACCCGGGTCATCGTGTGGGTGTCGGCCGCCTCGACGTTCAGCCGCAGCAGGGGCTCGGTGTTGCTCGCGCGCAGGTTGAACCACCACATCGGCTGCTCCGGCCGGAGGACGGTCATGCCGTCGAGATGGTCGAGGACGACGTCATCGCGGTCGGCGTAGGCATGCCGCACGCGCTCGGTGACCGCGTCGGCGTCCTCGACCGTGGAGTTGACCTCCCCGGAGGAGACGTAGCGCTCGTAGGGCGCCATGACCTCGCTCAGCGGGGCGTCGGACTCCCCCAGCGCCGCGAGGACGTGCATCGCGGCGAGCATCCCCGTGTCGGCGAACCAGAAGTCCCGGAAGTAGTAGTGCGCGGAGTGCTCACCGCCGAAGACGGCGTCGTGCTCGCTCATGACCGCCTTGACGTAGGAGTGCCCCACCCGGGTGGGGACGGGTTGCGCGCCGCACTCGGCGATGATCTCGGGCACGGCGGCGGAGGTGATCGCGTTGTGGACGATCGCGACCTCCCCCGCCTCGCGGCCGTCGGCGACCTCCCGGGCCACCTCGCGGCGGGCGATCATCGCAGTGATCGCGCTCGGACTGATCGGGTCCCCCGCCTCGTCGACGACGAAGCACCGGTCTGCGTCACCGTCGAAGGCGATGCCGATGTCGGCCCCGTGGCTGCGCACCCGGTCCTGCAGGTCGACGAGGTTCGCGGGATCGAGCGGATTGGCCTCGTGGTTGGGGAAGGTCCCGTCGAGCTCGAAGTACATCGGGTCGATCGTCAGTGGCAGGTCCGCCAGGCCGGCCTCGGTCCCGAGGACGGCCGGGACGGTCAGGCCACCCATGCCGTTGGCGGCGTCGACGGTCACCCGCAGCGGTCGTGCCCCGCCCAGGTCGACGAGCCCGCGCAGGAAGGTGGCGTAGTCGGCCAGGACCCCACGGCGGGACACCCGACCGGGGGTGACGCCGTCGAAGGTGGTCACACCCGCATCGAGGTGCCTCTGGGCGAGGTCGCGGATGCTCACCAGGCCGGTGTCCTGCCCGACGGGCCGGGCTCCGGAGCGGCAGAACTTGATGCCGTTGTACCGCGCCGGGTTGTGACTGGCGGTGAACATGGCGCCCGGCAGGTCGAGGGCACCGCTGGCGTAGTAGAGCCCATCCGTGCTGGCCAGACCGATGAGGACCACGTCGACCCCTCGCGCGGTGACGCCGGCGGCAAACGCGTCGACGAGCTCCGGGGAGCTCGGCCGCATGTCGTGGCCGACGACGACCGCCGGCGCCTCGTCGGCGAGCGCGACGACCTCGGCGAAGGCGGCTGCGAGGGCGTGGACGACGTCGGCATCCAACTGGTCGGGGACGAGACCACGGACGTCATAGGCCTTGACGAGGTCGGCGAGGGCGGTCACGACGTCACCCTAGTTCGCCACCTGTCGGTGGCGGCGGCCGGGCGCAGGCGATGTCCCGGGATGACCGGGGGGACCCTTCGACGAGGGATCAGTCGAGGTCGCGCAGGACACGCAGATGGCCGCGGCGGCCGGTCTCGGTCACGCTGTCGGGCTCCGGGCGGGCGCCCGTGGGGACGTGCGCGGTGCGCTCGGAGTCGGTGCTCGGCGCGGGGCGGGTGCGCACCGCTTCCGCGATGGCGACGAGGTCGTCATGGGACGCGGGTGGCGGCTGGTCGGTGGCCAGTCGCACGACATCCCAGCCGCGGGGAGCCGTCAGGCGCGAGGCGTGCTGGTCGCACAGGTCGTAGGCGTGCGGCTCCGCGTAGGTGGCCAGCGGGCCCAGGACGACGGTCGAGTCGGAATAGACGTAGGTGAGCGTCCCGGCAGCCGGTCGCGGGCACGCCGCTCGGGAGCACTGTCGGGAAAGAGTCACCCGTGCACGATAGGCCACGCCTGCGTCAGCCTGCGGACCGGCGCGCCGCGGGGGACCTACGATCGTCGTGATGAGCCGCCATCGGGATCGACGAGGGCACGGGATGCGTGGGCCGTTGGCCCACCCGGGTGTCCCGGCGATGACCTCGCGCGCCCAGGCCTTCGACGACCTCGTCCTCGATGTCGCCCGCCGTTACGAGCCCGTGCTGGGACGGCGCTGGTCGCAGGTGGAGTTCGCGGTCGAGGAGGTCCCGCCCTCCGACCCCGCGTCATGGGAGGAGGGCGTCCCCCTCGCTCGGTTGTGGCCGGCCAGGGGGAGGCTGCCTGCCCGGATCGTCGTCTACCGTCGCCCGATCCTCACGGCGGCCAGGGGGCGCAACCACGCGGTCATCGTGCACGACGTGCTCGTGGAGCAGATCGCGCTGCTGCTGGGCGTCGCCCCGTGGGAGATCGACCCGGACCGTCGCTGAGTGTCCCCGCTCAGCGCTGGTGGACGACCTCGATGTCGCGTACGGCCACCCGTGAGGACTCGATGGGCACGGACGCCGCCCGGGCCCGGCTCGCGCCGTCGTCTCCCACGAGCAGTGCCGCAGCGTGGACCGAGCCGCTCGTGGGCCGCACCCACACTGCCTCGGCGGCCCCGACGGGCACGGCAGTGCTGTGACCGGCATCGAGCGAGACCTCCTGTGCGGTCACCGTCCCGTCACGCAGGGCGAGCACCTCGGCGGTGGACGTCTCGTCGGCGGTGATGCTGACGGATCGGGTGACCTGGCCACCCGTCTCGGTGGGCAGCGCGACCCCACCGAGCGAGCGGATGGCGGTGGTCGCGACCGACCAGGCCATGTCGCGGGTCCCGTCGGACGCCCGGGTGGTCAGGTGGGCTGCCGCCACGACCGGTTCGTCGGACTCGACGAGCCACCCGTGCACGCCGGGCTCCTGCTCGGGCAGGTCGAGGTCGACGGCGCTGCCGGCGGGGACGGTCTCGACGCTCGAGCTGCGCGGGCCGTCCTCGCCGAGGCTGCGCACCTGGACCACGGCGTCGCTCCCGCCGGGGGCTGCGAGGACGATCCCCTGGTCGTCACCGTCGACGCCCGCGGGGACGACCTGACGCTTGCTGGGAGAGGTCGTCGGGACGGAGGTCTCGACCCCTGCAGGAGTCAACCCGTCGAGGTGGTGGTCGACGATCGTCGGGACGATGAGCCCGTTGCTGCTGGTGACGTGCACCGCCTGCGGCGCGTCCGTCCCGCCGATCGCGTCGAGGAGGACGATCGAGCGGTCGCGCGGCGGGACGACGACGGACTCGTCCCCCTTCGCCCCGAGCGCGTCGACGGTCACGGAGACCGCATTGGCGCCGGGGTTGGTCAGCACGAGCTGCTCCTGGCGGCCGTCCTCGGCGCCACCGGAGACGAGCCATGCGTCGGCGGTCGGTGCCGTGCACGGTACGGCGGCCAGACCGGTCGCCCGCTCACCGCCGGCGA
The DNA window shown above is from Janibacter sp. A1S7 and carries:
- a CDS encoding DUF5719 family protein, with product MSRWSGRRDWAHPVVRVVVVGALSAAVVLGVDRLGAVPGDAAPQGAGKQVAATSVTAYCPGDPFTDRSEVEVTGQVSAHAAPSTVLDGVVTPDDEPGEISIRDLAADRSSDTDQDEKPTSGRPDVVEDELDGPMRVRARWHHAPGAVMSQSFVAGGERATGLAAVPCTAPTADAWLVSGGAEDGRQEQLVLTNPGANAVSVTVDALGAKGDESVVVPPRDRSIVLLDAIGGTDAPQAVHVTSSNGLIVPTIVDHHLDGLTPAGVETSVPTTSPSKRQVVPAGVDGDDQGIVLAAPGGSDAVVQVRSLGEDGPRSSSVETVPAGSAVDLDLPEQEPGVHGWLVESDEPVVAAAHLTTRASDGTRDMAWSVATTAIRSLGGVALPTETGGQVTRSVSITADETSTAEVLALRDGTVTAQEVSLDAGHSTAVPVGAAEAVWVRPTSGSVHAAALLVGDDGASRARAASVPIESSRVAVRDIEVVHQR
- a CDS encoding metallopeptidase family protein, which produces MSRHRDRRGHGMRGPLAHPGVPAMTSRAQAFDDLVLDVARRYEPVLGRRWSQVEFAVEEVPPSDPASWEEGVPLARLWPARGRLPARIVVYRRPILTAARGRNHAVIVHDVLVEQIALLLGVAPWEIDPDRR